From the genome of Thermococcus chitonophagus, one region includes:
- a CDS encoding AAA family ATPase: MENPFVFGEPVRGDKFINRKRELERLKAYILSGRNVILYSPRRFGKTSLILKVIEELRDDIIPIFIDCYAITSREELAEEITRKVLKTYGSFSEAVKRLLANIQASVTIKTEYGINFEVKFSRKSESWKDALDLPQKLAEDRKKRVVVVLDEFQELSKFEGLLKVLRSKLQLHDKVSYVFVGSKRHLMEWIFRAKESPFYNFGAHMVLREIPKEDFKAYIMKAFEMGEIGIKDDVVDYILSLTKCHPYYTQRLCFELWYLGKTKGGVEKDDVDKVLRDLVSDLENSFILLWENLTPNQRKVLIMIAAGEKDLFSGETIRRYNLRSPSSVQSALKKLIEKDIVSKNGTYKISDIFLEYWIRERFIEGKLY, translated from the coding sequence ATGGAAAACCCTTTCGTGTTTGGAGAGCCAGTCAGGGGGGATAAGTTCATAAACAGAAAACGAGAATTGGAAAGATTAAAGGCCTATATTTTGAGTGGAAGAAACGTCATACTATACTCCCCCAGAAGGTTCGGAAAAACATCTCTTATTCTAAAGGTTATTGAAGAACTAAGGGATGATATTATTCCGATATTTATCGATTGCTATGCCATAACTTCAAGGGAGGAGCTTGCTGAGGAGATAACTAGAAAAGTACTGAAGACCTATGGTAGCTTTAGTGAAGCCGTGAAGAGGCTTCTTGCTAATATACAGGCTAGTGTGACGATAAAGACGGAATATGGAATTAATTTTGAAGTGAAATTCAGTAGGAAATCAGAAAGCTGGAAGGATGCTCTTGACTTGCCACAAAAACTCGCTGAAGATAGGAAAAAGAGAGTTGTCGTTGTTCTTGACGAGTTTCAGGAGTTATCCAAGTTTGAAGGATTACTGAAAGTGCTGAGGTCGAAGCTTCAGCTTCACGACAAGGTAAGCTACGTCTTTGTTGGAAGCAAAAGGCACTTAATGGAGTGGATATTTAGGGCTAAAGAAAGTCCCTTCTACAACTTTGGAGCTCACATGGTTTTAAGAGAAATTCCGAAGGAAGATTTCAAGGCCTACATAATGAAAGCATTTGAAATGGGTGAAATAGGAATTAAGGATGATGTGGTTGATTACATTCTTTCTTTAACTAAGTGTCATCCCTACTACACCCAGAGGCTGTGTTTTGAGCTGTGGTATCTGGGAAAAACTAAAGGCGGAGTGGAGAAGGATGATGTTGACAAAGTTCTTAGGGATCTAGTGTCCGACCTAGAAAATTCTTTTATATTGCTGTGGGAGAACCTAACACCGAATCAAAGAAAAGTTCTAATAATGATAGCAGCTGGAGAGAAGGATCTGTTCTCTGGGGAAACGATAAGGAGGTATAATCTCAGATCTCCTTCGAGCGTTCAATCTGCCCTTAAAAAGTTAATTGAAAAGGATATAGTTTCGAAAAATGGGACGTACAAAATTTCCGATATATTCTTAGAGTACTGGATAAGGGAAAGGTTTATTGAAGGAAAATTGTATTAA
- the pyrB gene encoding aspartate carbamoyltransferase produces MDWTGRDVISIRDFSKEDIEFVLSTAERLERELKEKGHLEYAKGKILATLFFEPSTRTRLSFESAMHRLGGSVIGFAEASTSSVKKGESLRDTIKTVEQYSDVIVIRHPKEGAARLAAEVAEVPVINAGDGSNQHPTQTLLDLYTIKKEFSKIDGLKIGLLGDLKYGRTVHSLAEALAFYDVELYLISPEMLRMPKHIVEELKERGVKVYETSDLEAVIGELDVLYVTRIQRERFPDEQEYLKVKGSYQVNCKVLEKAKEELRVMHPLPRVDEIHPEVDKTKHAIYFRQVFNGVPVRMALLGLVLGVI; encoded by the coding sequence ATGGACTGGACAGGTAGAGATGTCATAAGCATTAGAGACTTTTCTAAAGAAGATATAGAGTTCGTCCTCTCAACTGCCGAGAGACTCGAGAGGGAGCTGAAGGAGAAGGGCCACTTAGAATATGCAAAAGGGAAGATTCTAGCAACATTATTCTTTGAACCTTCAACTAGAACTAGGCTAAGCTTCGAATCCGCAATGCACAGGCTTGGTGGGAGTGTTATAGGGTTCGCCGAGGCCTCAACGAGTAGCGTCAAAAAGGGTGAAAGCCTCAGGGACACGATAAAGACGGTGGAGCAGTACAGCGACGTGATAGTGATAAGGCATCCAAAGGAAGGCGCAGCAAGGCTCGCCGCTGAAGTTGCTGAAGTGCCGGTGATAAACGCTGGCGATGGAAGCAACCAGCACCCAACCCAAACCCTACTCGATTTGTACACGATAAAGAAGGAGTTTAGCAAGATCGACGGATTAAAGATAGGACTCCTTGGCGACTTGAAGTACGGAAGAACGGTTCACAGCCTGGCCGAAGCTTTAGCTTTCTATGACGTAGAGCTCTACCTGATTTCCCCGGAAATGCTCAGAATGCCGAAGCACATAGTTGAGGAGCTGAAGGAGAGGGGCGTTAAGGTTTACGAGACCTCAGACCTTGAGGCCGTCATTGGAGAACTGGACGTTCTCTACGTGACAAGAATCCAGAGGGAAAGGTTCCCAGATGAGCAGGAGTACTTGAAGGTCAAGGGAAGCTACCAGGTCAACTGCAAGGTGCTTGAAAAGGCCAAGGAAGAGCTGAGAGTTATGCACCCACTTCCAAGGGTAGACGAGATACACCCAGAGGTAGATAAAACGAAGCACGCGATATATTTCAGGCAGGTCTTCAATGGAGTTCCCGTTAGAATGGCCCTCCTGGGCCTTGTCCTGGGGGTGATCTAA
- the pyrI gene encoding aspartate carbamoyltransferase regulatory subunit produces MTELKVSAIREGTVIDHIPAGKGLKVIEILKLGRLSNGGAVLLAINVPSKKLGRKDIVKVEGKFLSEEEVNKIALVAPTATVNIIRDYKVVEKFKVEIPDIIEGILRCANPNCITHYEYVTTKFYVISREPLKVRCHYCERTMEEEEILANL; encoded by the coding sequence ATGACTGAACTTAAAGTTTCCGCTATTAGAGAGGGAACAGTCATAGACCACATACCCGCGGGTAAAGGGCTTAAGGTCATTGAAATCTTGAAGTTGGGGAGGTTAAGCAACGGAGGGGCTGTTCTCTTGGCTATAAATGTCCCAAGCAAGAAGCTTGGAAGGAAGGATATAGTAAAAGTCGAAGGCAAGTTCCTGAGCGAGGAGGAGGTAAACAAGATAGCCCTCGTCGCTCCTACTGCTACGGTAAACATAATAAGAGACTACAAGGTCGTCGAGAAGTTCAAGGTTGAGATTCCAGACATAATTGAGGGAATATTAAGGTGCGCAAATCCGAACTGCATAACACACTATGAATACGTAACGACAAAATTCTACGTAATAAGCAGGGAACCGCTGAAGGTCAGGTGCCACTACTGTGAAAGAACAATGGAAGAAGAGGAAATCCTGGCAAACCTCTAG